Proteins from a single region of Amycolatopsis sp. CA-230715:
- a CDS encoding FitA-like ribbon-helix-helix domain-containing protein, which produces MASLTIRDFDEGLKAKLRVRAAEHGRSMEAEVRAILASALTKPAPGPGMGSRIRQRFDGVDELAFEPPRRVEQPRAVELPE; this is translated from the coding sequence ATGGCGAGCCTGACTATCCGTGATTTCGACGAGGGCCTGAAGGCGAAGCTGCGGGTTCGCGCTGCTGAACACGGCCGTTCGATGGAGGCCGAGGTCCGCGCGATCCTTGCCTCCGCGCTGACCAAGCCAGCACCCGGGCCGGGGATGGGGTCGAGGATCCGGCAGCGTTTCGACGGCGTCGATGAGCTGGCATTCGAGCCTCCGCGACGGGTAGAGCAACCACGAGCCGTGGAGCTTCCCGAGTGA
- a CDS encoding GbsR/MarR family transcriptional regulator, whose amino-acid sequence MAVPTKEQLRYADRVARVWVRRYRVSPMAGRVVGYLLVCEPAWQSIDELAAALQASRSAAALAVKDLAAIGVLQRERAAGERVDRVRVTIDESRGFDPAPYREVADFAREGMRLLDDQSPERRQQLEEMASLGDFLAERLPRLLAEWRELHRTTDGNPL is encoded by the coding sequence ATGGCCGTGCCAACTAAGGAACAGCTTCGGTACGCCGACCGGGTCGCCAGGGTGTGGGTGCGCCGGTACCGCGTCTCCCCCATGGCCGGGCGGGTTGTCGGCTACCTGCTCGTGTGCGAACCGGCCTGGCAGAGCATCGACGAGCTGGCCGCCGCGTTGCAGGCGAGTCGCAGTGCTGCCGCGCTGGCGGTGAAGGACTTGGCGGCGATCGGCGTGTTGCAACGTGAACGAGCAGCAGGTGAGCGAGTCGATCGGGTCCGGGTAACCATCGACGAATCCCGCGGGTTCGACCCCGCGCCCTATCGCGAAGTGGCCGATTTCGCTCGTGAAGGCATGCGGCTGCTGGACGACCAGAGCCCCGAACGGCGCCAGCAGCTGGAGGAGATGGCCTCGCTCGGCGACTTCCTCGCCGAGCGCCTGCCGCGGCTGCTCGCGGAGTGGCGGGAACTGCACCGAACTACAGACGGGAATCCCTTGTGA
- a CDS encoding PadR family transcriptional regulator: MRNPFNQEFPPPHVRGAFGPWARGGFGEFPPGWGPGGRGRGGHGPHRRGGGRRGRRGDVRAAILALLTEQSPRHGYEIIREIAERSDGLWRPSPGSVYPTLQLLTDEGLVISKEEGGKRLFELTEAGQEAAKAHEGAPPWEQIADDADPDDLNLRKAGGPLLAAIMQVAQAGTPSQKAKAIEVLNEARRSIYAILGEIEEASDEDAE, translated from the coding sequence ATGCGAAACCCCTTCAACCAGGAATTTCCCCCGCCGCACGTCCGCGGCGCTTTCGGCCCGTGGGCACGTGGCGGGTTCGGCGAGTTCCCTCCCGGCTGGGGCCCCGGTGGCCGCGGCAGGGGCGGGCACGGGCCGCACCGTCGTGGCGGCGGCAGGCGGGGCAGGCGCGGTGACGTCCGCGCGGCGATCCTCGCGCTGCTCACCGAGCAGTCCCCGCGGCACGGCTACGAGATCATCAGGGAAATCGCCGAGCGCAGCGACGGGCTGTGGCGGCCGAGCCCCGGCTCGGTCTACCCCACCCTCCAGCTGCTCACCGACGAAGGCCTCGTCATCAGCAAGGAAGAGGGCGGCAAGCGCCTCTTCGAACTGACCGAAGCCGGTCAGGAAGCCGCGAAGGCGCACGAAGGCGCGCCGCCGTGGGAGCAGATCGCCGACGACGCCGACCCGGACGACCTGAACCTGCGCAAGGCGGGCGGGCCGCTGCTCGCCGCGATCATGCAGGTCGCGCAGGCGGGCACGCCGAGCCAGAAGGCGAAGGCGATCGAGGTGCTCAACGAAGCGCGGCGGTCGATCTACGCCATTCTCGGCGAGATCGAAGAAGCCTCGGACGAGGACGCCGAGTGA
- a CDS encoding alpha/beta hydrolase, translated as MPTYVGYGNAVAERGFVGATVDHGLRDFAAYPRAAKDVAAAVDLARNDPRVDQDRVALWFFSAGGLLLADWLRDPPRWLRCVGASYPILAPRPGRGIDPRFSPADAVAAAGQLPVILTTAGRERDEIAVTVPPFIKAAREANTRLEVIDVPDGQHGFDQLDHTEQSIAAVERAIEAVLAPLR; from the coding sequence GTGCCCACCTACGTCGGATACGGGAACGCCGTGGCAGAGCGAGGATTCGTCGGTGCCACAGTCGACCACGGGTTGCGCGACTTCGCGGCATACCCGCGTGCGGCCAAGGATGTGGCCGCCGCCGTCGATCTGGCCCGCAATGATCCCCGGGTCGACCAAGACCGCGTGGCCCTGTGGTTTTTCTCAGCAGGAGGGTTGCTGCTGGCCGATTGGCTTCGCGACCCGCCGCGATGGCTGCGCTGTGTTGGGGCGAGTTACCCGATCCTCGCCCCGCGGCCCGGACGCGGCATCGATCCCCGGTTCAGCCCCGCCGATGCCGTCGCCGCCGCCGGCCAACTCCCCGTCATCCTGACCACCGCGGGCCGGGAACGAGACGAGATCGCCGTCACGGTCCCGCCATTCATCAAAGCGGCCCGCGAGGCCAACACCCGGCTTGAGGTGATCGACGTGCCCGATGGCCAGCACGGCTTCGACCAACTCGACCATACCGAGCAGTCCATTGCCGCAGTCGAACGAGCGATCGAGGCTGTGCTGGCGCCCCTCCGATGA
- the rlmN gene encoding 23S rRNA (adenine(2503)-C(2))-methyltransferase RlmN, protein MSTLPLVFEAPRRGLPPRHLADLSASERAAAVAELGEKPFRAKQLSNHYFSRLTVDPEAMTDIPAASRQRLVDELMPPLLTEVRALACDDGSTRKTLWRAHDGTLLESVLMRYPGRATLCISSQAGCGMACPFCATGQGGLDRNLSTAEIVDQVRSAAAVMRDGLMPDSSGKPNPGRLSNIVFMGMGEPLANYKRVVAAVRRITEPAPEGLGISQRSVTVSTVGLAPAIRKLADEKMQVRLAVSLHTPDDELRDTLVPVNNRWSVDEVLEAARYYADTSGRRVSIEYALIRDINDQPWRADLLAKRLRKHLGHLVHVNLIPLNPTPGSKWDASPKPVEREFVRRVNEGGVACTVRDTRGQEIAAACGQLAAEG, encoded by the coding sequence GTGTCGACTCTTCCTTTGGTGTTCGAGGCCCCTCGGCGTGGGTTGCCGCCGAGGCACCTCGCCGATCTTTCCGCGAGCGAGCGCGCCGCCGCCGTCGCCGAACTCGGCGAGAAACCCTTTCGTGCCAAGCAGTTGTCGAACCACTACTTCTCGAGGCTGACCGTCGACCCGGAGGCGATGACCGACATCCCGGCCGCCTCGCGCCAGCGGCTCGTCGACGAGCTGATGCCGCCGCTGCTCACCGAAGTGCGCGCGCTGGCGTGCGACGACGGCAGCACGCGGAAGACGCTGTGGCGCGCGCACGACGGCACGCTGCTGGAAAGCGTGCTGATGCGCTATCCAGGGCGGGCCACGCTGTGCATTTCGAGCCAGGCGGGCTGCGGCATGGCCTGCCCGTTCTGCGCGACCGGGCAGGGCGGTCTCGACCGGAACCTGTCCACCGCGGAGATCGTGGACCAGGTGCGCTCGGCGGCCGCCGTGATGCGGGACGGCCTGATGCCGGACTCGTCCGGGAAACCGAACCCCGGCCGCCTGTCGAACATCGTCTTCATGGGCATGGGTGAACCTCTGGCCAACTACAAGCGTGTGGTGGCGGCGGTGCGGCGGATCACGGAGCCCGCGCCGGAGGGGTTGGGCATTTCGCAGCGTTCGGTGACGGTCTCGACCGTGGGTCTTGCTCCTGCCATTCGGAAGTTGGCGGATGAGAAGATGCAGGTGCGGTTGGCGGTGTCGTTGCATACTCCGGATGACGAGTTGCGGGATACGTTGGTGCCGGTGAACAACCGGTGGTCGGTGGATGAGGTTCTTGAGGCTGCTCGTTATTACGCGGACACTTCGGGTCGCCGGGTTTCGATCGAGTATGCGTTGATCCGGGACATCAATGATCAGCCGTGGCGGGCGGATTTGCTGGCGAAGCGGTTGCGGAAGCATTTGGGTCATTTGGTGCACGTGAATTTGATTCCGTTGAATCCGACGCCGGGGTCGAAGTGGGATGCGTCGCCGAAGCCGGTGGAGCGGGAGTTCGTGCGGCGGGTCAACGAAGGCGGTGTCGCGTGCACGGTGCGGGACACTCGCGGCCAGGAGATCGCCGCCGCCTGCGGCCAGCTTGCCGCTGAGGGCTGA
- a CDS encoding serine hydrolase domain-containing protein, with product MNWELIDEALAAEVDAGRLPGAVIGILHRGEVVHLSAVGYRDPVAKAPMTADTLFWLASMTKPVTTAGALQLLDLDTELGDLLSEFAGRAPQPTVLDLLRHTSGIVEGLLGSTEVHRRYADVVGDGMTAFTGDEFAGRLAPLPLLHAPGTRWHYGWGLDLVGLAVERRTGGRLGDFLRDAVFEPLGMTGTGFGVADPDRYARPLPGESLPDLSRARFDSGGAGLVGTAADYLAFIAALLGHRPLFAPSIVDGMTTDRLDAGTEVRDLEEMRPGHTFGLGVAVHRETGAFTWPGAGGTTWWADPKRDLGVVFLAHAPGRAKRNHALIGELVERVFDTGR from the coding sequence GTGAACTGGGAACTGATCGACGAGGCCCTCGCCGCGGAAGTCGACGCGGGACGGCTGCCGGGTGCGGTGATCGGGATTCTGCACCGCGGCGAGGTCGTGCACCTGAGCGCGGTCGGCTACCGCGATCCGGTGGCGAAGGCGCCGATGACCGCGGACACGCTGTTCTGGCTGGCGTCCATGACGAAACCCGTGACCACCGCGGGCGCGCTCCAGCTACTGGACCTCGACACCGAGCTGGGCGATCTCCTGAGCGAGTTCGCCGGCCGCGCCCCGCAGCCGACCGTGCTCGATCTGCTGCGCCACACCTCGGGCATCGTGGAGGGACTGCTCGGATCGACCGAGGTGCACCGGCGGTACGCCGACGTCGTCGGCGACGGCATGACCGCCTTCACCGGTGACGAGTTCGCCGGACGGCTCGCGCCCCTGCCGTTGTTGCACGCGCCCGGCACCAGGTGGCACTACGGCTGGGGGCTCGACCTGGTCGGGCTGGCCGTGGAGCGGCGCACCGGCGGACGACTCGGCGACTTCCTCCGCGACGCGGTGTTCGAGCCGCTGGGGATGACCGGAACCGGGTTCGGCGTCGCCGATCCGGACCGGTACGCCAGGCCGCTGCCGGGCGAGAGCCTGCCGGACCTCTCCCGGGCGCGGTTCGATTCCGGTGGTGCCGGGCTGGTCGGCACCGCGGCGGACTACCTCGCCTTCATCGCCGCGCTACTGGGCCATCGGCCGCTGTTCGCGCCGTCCATCGTCGACGGGATGACCACCGACCGGCTGGACGCGGGCACCGAGGTGCGCGACCTGGAGGAAATGCGGCCGGGCCACACCTTCGGCCTCGGCGTCGCGGTGCACCGCGAAACCGGCGCGTTCACCTGGCCAGGCGCGGGCGGCACGACGTGGTGGGCGGATCCGAAGCGGGATCTCGGCGTGGTGTTCCTCGCCCACGCGCCGGGGCGGGCGAAGCGGAACCACGCGCTCATCGGCGAGCTGGTCGAGCGGGTTTTCGATACAGGTCGGTGA
- a CDS encoding class I SAM-dependent methyltransferase has translation MRKSARRGRKADVLPSPNIWYYPKAYEVENRAQDVGGEIWRVLGEEAPWAGRDVLDIGCGDGFHLPRFAETARSVLGVEPHAPLVRRAAERVAEAPNASVAAGSAQRLPVPDASVDVVHARTAYFFGPGCGPGLAEADRVLRPGGRLAIVDLDVSSEPYGRWMREDLPDYDPPEVEKFFAAQGFCCRRVRTEWRFDDTRAMAEVLRIEFSPRVAELAIAEVLRMNPATSAGVTMPVGYRVHVRARPASIVLGRHSASSSEASSISPRMA, from the coding sequence GTGAGGAAATCCGCCCGCAGGGGCCGCAAGGCGGACGTGCTTCCCAGTCCCAACATCTGGTACTACCCGAAGGCCTACGAGGTCGAGAACCGCGCGCAGGACGTCGGCGGTGAGATCTGGCGCGTGCTCGGCGAAGAGGCGCCCTGGGCGGGGCGGGACGTTCTCGACATCGGCTGCGGCGACGGGTTCCACCTGCCGCGGTTCGCCGAGACCGCGCGGTCCGTGCTCGGCGTCGAGCCGCACGCGCCATTGGTGCGGCGCGCGGCCGAGCGGGTCGCCGAAGCGCCGAACGCGAGCGTCGCCGCCGGTTCGGCACAACGGCTCCCCGTGCCGGACGCGAGCGTGGATGTGGTGCACGCTCGTACCGCGTACTTCTTCGGGCCCGGCTGTGGCCCCGGGCTCGCCGAAGCGGATCGCGTGTTGCGTCCCGGCGGGCGGCTCGCGATCGTCGATCTCGACGTGTCGAGCGAGCCGTATGGCAGGTGGATGCGCGAGGACCTCCCGGACTACGACCCGCCAGAAGTCGAGAAGTTCTTTGCCGCACAAGGGTTTTGCTGTCGCCGCGTGCGCACCGAGTGGCGTTTCGACGACACCCGCGCGATGGCGGAGGTACTGCGGATCGAGTTCAGCCCGCGCGTGGCCGAGCTCGCGATCGCGGAGGTGCTACGGATGAACCCGGCCACTTCGGCCGGAGTGACGATGCCGGTGGGCTACCGCGTGCACGTGCGCGCGCGGCCCGCCAGCATCGTCCTCGGTCGTCACTCGGCGTCCTCGTCCGAGGCTTCTTCGATCTCGCCGAGAATGGCGTAG
- a CDS encoding alpha/beta fold hydrolase: MTLHDGRNLSWHEHGDRAGRPCVFLPGSATSGHAGAALDAAATASGIRLLSVDRPGMGRSDPAPRRLLADWAGDVEQLADHLRLQRFGLLGHSAGGAYALAVAHRLANRVSCTVVGAGSPPYSEDWTRADGMMSRISRFYNGLAVHTPRLFGALCRLSAPRSAKAVDRLMNLAMRGTSADAEFARTFPDQTRIAMEALGDGYRQGSSGPTQDFATLCHPWGFDLREVTGPVEWWHGEQDTNIRPLTGREITSRLPNVTPHFVEGGHYVLFSHAAQALAPLRHSGDRSGPR, translated from the coding sequence ATGACCCTCCACGACGGCCGAAACCTCAGCTGGCACGAGCACGGGGACCGGGCTGGCCGGCCGTGTGTGTTCCTGCCCGGGTCGGCGACCTCCGGGCACGCGGGAGCCGCGCTGGACGCGGCTGCCACAGCCAGCGGAATCCGACTGTTGTCCGTGGACCGGCCAGGCATGGGGCGCTCCGACCCGGCACCCCGGCGGCTGCTGGCCGACTGGGCCGGCGACGTCGAGCAACTGGCGGACCACCTGAGGCTGCAGCGCTTCGGGCTGCTCGGCCACTCCGCTGGCGGCGCCTATGCCCTCGCCGTCGCGCACCGGCTCGCCAACCGTGTGTCCTGCACGGTAGTGGGCGCAGGGAGTCCGCCCTACAGCGAAGACTGGACCCGCGCCGACGGCATGATGTCGCGCATATCGCGTTTCTACAACGGCCTGGCTGTCCACACGCCCCGGCTGTTCGGCGCCCTGTGTCGGCTTAGCGCGCCCCGGTCGGCGAAGGCGGTGGACCGCCTCATGAACCTGGCCATGCGCGGGACGTCAGCGGACGCCGAGTTCGCCAGGACGTTCCCCGACCAGACCCGGATCGCGATGGAGGCGCTCGGCGACGGATACCGGCAGGGCTCCTCCGGCCCGACACAAGACTTCGCCACCCTGTGCCATCCATGGGGGTTCGACCTGCGCGAGGTCACCGGCCCGGTGGAATGGTGGCACGGCGAGCAGGACACCAACATCCGGCCGCTAACCGGACGCGAGATCACATCCCGACTGCCCAACGTGACACCCCACTTCGTCGAGGGCGGGCACTACGTCCTCTTCTCCCACGCCGCACAAGCACTGGCCCCGCTGCGCCACTCCGGGGACCGCTCAGGGCCCCGCTAA
- a CDS encoding type II toxin-antitoxin system VapC family toxin, with protein MIVLDTNVVSELMRQAPDDAVVGWVDRYPADEVFISAVTAAELTYGVARLPDGRRKAVLAAKVTELLSEDFHDQILPFDVVAARYYGEIAAEREEQCLPISMADAQIAAVCRRFVACLATRNIKDFVGTGITVLDPWGDASEL; from the coding sequence GTGATCGTGCTCGACACCAACGTCGTCTCCGAGTTGATGAGACAAGCTCCCGACGACGCCGTGGTCGGCTGGGTCGATCGGTACCCAGCCGATGAAGTCTTCATCTCGGCTGTGACGGCTGCCGAACTCACCTATGGCGTTGCTCGGCTGCCAGACGGCCGACGAAAAGCCGTACTCGCGGCGAAGGTCACGGAGTTGCTGTCCGAGGACTTCCACGATCAAATCTTGCCGTTCGACGTGGTGGCTGCCAGGTACTACGGCGAGATCGCCGCCGAGCGCGAGGAGCAATGCCTTCCGATCAGTATGGCCGATGCGCAGATCGCCGCTGTCTGCCGACGCTTCGTAGCGTGTCTCGCGACGCGCAACATCAAGGATTTCGTCGGCACCGGTATCACGGTGCTCGATCCTTGGGGCGACGCGTCCGAGTTGTAA
- a CDS encoding tetratricopeptide repeat protein codes for MHLHVPSRQVVALPYRAGIAPPRAVAFQDRIDSRLLAQTLDRGGAAVAGLDGAVRACVVSGLGGVGKTQLALDYAERLWVAGEVDVWVWVWAGSREAIVSSYAHLATDLTGIEDRDPERGARRLLEWLATTSVRWLVVVDDLQSPQELRGLWPPATETGRVVVTTRRHDAALRGPGRQVIEVGVFTPDEADGYLRGVLAGQPHALDDPRNGDGVRGLARDLGYLPLALAQAAAYMVDRNLTCAAYRGRFADRLRRLASLVPEGEGLPDEHRATVAVTWSLSVEQADRLAPTRLAGTLLAVASVLDANRIPLGVFTAPSVLEVLTTAADRAVSEDDAVDGLGCLQRLSLITLDPDSPSRAVRVHALVQRAIRDSLLPDRLAVMVRAGADAVMWVWPDIERDITLGQVLRANTDALAVAGGQYLWESGAHPVLFRAGRSLRERDGSAQARDYFQRLRTTATERLGPDHPDTLLARTNIALWLGHAGDPAGAAAACEELLDDYLRVLGPDHPDTMLARDYVAIWRGTAGDPAGAAAAYEELLTDEARVLGPDHPNTLMTRNHLAAFRGKAGDPDGAAAAYEELLTDYLRVLGPDHPDTLGTRANHARWRGHAGDSAGAAAALEQLFADYVRVLGPDHPNTLATRHYLIYWRGHAGDSAGAAAAYAELLANEVRVLGPDHPNTLTTRHYLAHWRGKAGDPAGAAATFDELFADYLRVFGPDHPNTLTTRHYLAYWRGHAGNPAGAEATLEELLTDRLRALGPDHPDPLRIRANPYKRSSGDAPA; via the coding sequence GTGCACCTGCACGTGCCGTCCAGACAAGTGGTCGCGTTGCCGTATCGGGCTGGGATCGCTCCGCCGCGTGCGGTGGCCTTCCAGGATCGGATCGATTCGCGGCTGTTGGCGCAGACTCTGGACCGCGGCGGCGCGGCGGTAGCCGGCCTTGACGGGGCGGTGCGGGCGTGTGTGGTGTCGGGGTTGGGTGGGGTGGGCAAGACCCAGCTGGCGTTGGACTACGCCGAGCGTCTGTGGGTGGCAGGTGAGGTGGATGTGTGGGTGTGGGTATGGGCGGGGTCGCGGGAGGCGATCGTGTCCAGCTACGCCCATCTGGCAACGGATCTGACCGGCATCGAGGACCGCGATCCCGAACGCGGTGCGCGGAGGTTGCTGGAATGGCTCGCCACGACGTCGGTTCGATGGTTGGTGGTCGTGGATGACCTGCAGTCGCCACAGGAGCTGCGGGGTTTGTGGCCGCCGGCGACGGAGACCGGCCGAGTGGTGGTGACTACTCGGCGACATGACGCCGCGCTGCGAGGCCCGGGACGCCAAGTGATCGAGGTTGGCGTCTTCACCCCGGACGAAGCTGACGGCTATCTCCGGGGCGTGCTGGCCGGGCAGCCGCACGCACTCGATGATCCTCGGAATGGTGATGGGGTAAGGGGGTTGGCGCGGGACTTGGGGTATTTGCCGTTGGCATTGGCCCAGGCTGCCGCGTACATGGTGGACCGGAACCTGACGTGTGCGGCGTATCGGGGGCGGTTCGCTGATCGTCTGCGCCGGTTGGCGTCGCTGGTGCCCGAGGGCGAAGGCCTGCCGGATGAGCACCGGGCGACGGTGGCGGTGACATGGTCGTTGTCGGTGGAGCAGGCCGACCGGCTCGCCCCGACCAGGCTGGCGGGCACGTTATTGGCGGTGGCCAGTGTGCTGGACGCGAACCGCATCCCGTTGGGAGTCTTCACCGCGCCGTCAGTGCTGGAGGTGCTCACCACGGCTGCGGACCGGGCGGTTTCCGAGGACGATGCGGTGGACGGGTTGGGGTGTTTGCAGCGGTTGAGCTTGATCACGCTGGATCCTGACTCACCGAGCCGGGCAGTGCGGGTGCATGCCTTGGTGCAGCGCGCCATCCGCGACAGCCTGCTTCCGGATCGGCTGGCAGTGATGGTGCGAGCGGGAGCGGACGCCGTGATGTGGGTGTGGCCGGACATCGAACGCGACATCACCCTTGGGCAGGTGTTGCGCGCCAATACCGATGCTCTGGCCGTGGCCGGGGGCCAGTACCTGTGGGAGTCTGGCGCCCACCCGGTGTTGTTTCGCGCTGGACGTAGCCTGCGAGAACGCGATGGGAGCGCTCAAGCCCGCGACTACTTCCAACGTTTGCGTACCACAGCGACCGAACGCCTGGGTCCTGATCACCCGGACACCCTGCTCGCCCGCACCAATATCGCCCTATGGCTCGGACATGCGGGGGACCCGGCGGGCGCGGCGGCCGCCTGTGAGGAGTTGCTCGACGACTACCTGCGGGTGCTGGGGCCCGATCACCCCGACACCATGCTCGCCCGCGACTACGTGGCCATCTGGCGTGGAACCGCTGGGGATCCGGCTGGCGCGGCCGCCGCGTACGAGGAACTACTCACCGACGAGGCGCGGGTGCTGGGTCCTGACCACCCCAACACCCTGATGACCCGCAACCACCTCGCCGCCTTCCGCGGGAAGGCTGGGGACCCCGACGGCGCGGCGGCCGCGTACGAGGAACTGCTTACCGACTACCTGCGGGTGCTGGGACCTGATCACCCGGACACCCTGGGTACCCGTGCTAACCACGCCCGATGGCGTGGACACGCCGGCGACTCCGCTGGCGCGGCCGCCGCGTTGGAGCAGTTGTTCGCTGACTACGTGCGGGTGCTGGGTCCTGACCACCCCAACACCCTGGCCACGCGCCACTACCTCATCTACTGGCGTGGACACGCTGGCGACTCCGCCGGCGCGGCAGCGGCATACGCGGAGTTGCTCGCCAACGAGGTGCGGGTGCTGGGTCCTGATCACCCCAACACCCTGACCACCCGCCACTACCTCGCCCACTGGCGTGGGAAGGCCGGGGATCCCGCTGGCGCGGCCGCCACGTTCGACGAGTTGTTCGCCGACTACCTGCGGGTATTCGGTCCTGATCACCCCAACACCCTGACCACCCGCCACTACCTCGCCTATTGGCGTGGACACGCTGGGAACCCCGCCGGCGCGGAGGCCACGTTGGAGGAACTGCTCACCGACCGACTGCGGGCGTTGGGGCCCGACCACCCCGACCCCTTGCGCATCCGCGCCAACCCGTACAAACGGTCGTCGGGGGACGCGCCTGCTTGA
- a CDS encoding EamA family transporter, with the protein METRATEGRRSAGVALMLGSGMANQVGAGVGALAFPVLGPLGVVAVRQWVAGIVLLAVGRPSLRSLTWWQWRPVLALAAVYATMNLSLYAAIDRVGLGLAVTLEFLGPLAVALASARRLLDGACAIAVGVAVLVLTRPKLSTDYVGIALALIAAASWAGYILLNRVVGARVPGVRGSAAAAGTSALFYLAAGIPVLIQARPSLLVLGCAAVAGLLSSAVPLLFDLLALRRVPTRFFGVFMSVNPVLAALVGLVVLHQPLALIDWFAIAVVVLANAVSLVTVRPSAQVTPPRPTCRAAR; encoded by the coding sequence ATGGAGACGCGTGCGACGGAAGGGCGGCGCTCGGCTGGAGTGGCGCTGATGCTCGGAAGCGGGATGGCGAACCAGGTCGGCGCCGGTGTCGGCGCACTGGCCTTCCCGGTGCTCGGCCCGCTCGGCGTGGTCGCGGTGCGGCAGTGGGTGGCCGGGATCGTGCTGCTCGCCGTCGGCAGGCCGTCGCTGCGCTCGCTCACCTGGTGGCAGTGGCGGCCCGTGCTGGCGCTGGCCGCGGTCTACGCCACGATGAACCTGTCCCTCTATGCCGCGATCGACCGCGTCGGGCTCGGACTGGCCGTGACACTGGAATTCCTCGGCCCCCTCGCCGTGGCGCTGGCGTCCGCGCGGCGCCTGCTGGACGGCGCCTGCGCGATCGCCGTCGGCGTCGCCGTGCTCGTGCTGACCCGGCCGAAGCTGAGCACCGACTACGTCGGCATCGCGCTCGCGCTGATCGCCGCGGCTTCGTGGGCGGGGTACATCCTGCTGAACCGCGTCGTCGGCGCCAGGGTGCCCGGGGTGCGGGGAAGCGCCGCCGCGGCCGGGACCTCGGCGCTGTTCTACCTGGCGGCCGGGATACCGGTTCTCATCCAAGCGCGCCCGTCCCTGCTCGTGCTCGGGTGCGCGGCCGTCGCGGGCCTGCTTTCGTCGGCCGTGCCGCTGCTGTTCGACCTGCTCGCGTTGCGGCGCGTGCCCACCCGGTTCTTCGGCGTGTTCATGAGCGTCAACCCGGTGCTGGCCGCGCTCGTCGGCCTGGTGGTGCTGCACCAGCCGCTGGCGTTGATCGACTGGTTCGCGATTGCGGTGGTCGTGCTGGCGAACGCGGTCAGCCTCGTCACCGTGCGGCCGTCGGCCCAGGTCACGCCGCCGCGCCCCACCTGTCGCGCGGCACGCTGA
- a CDS encoding LysR family transcriptional regulator, producing the protein MDLELRHLRALVAVADAGSFTDAAIELGVSQAAVSRTLIALEDVLGVRLLHRTSRSVLPTTAGVQVLTRARHLLADADELVLEATTGHTRLRIGHAWAAMGRRTLAFQRQWAERYPDVELRLIRTHSATGGLAEGHCDLAVVRTAFDERRFAGAVVGSERRYCAVSVTDPWASRRSISLDDVLTRTVLVDRRTGTTTVDLWPRDRRPKIEYSQDVDDWLAAVAGGGHVGITPESTVAQYRREGVKFVPLRGAPPIDVRLVWRRHDPHPLTHAAVALLTDLYRKPARPARR; encoded by the coding sequence ATGGATCTGGAACTGCGTCATCTGCGGGCGCTCGTCGCCGTCGCGGACGCGGGCAGCTTCACCGACGCCGCCATCGAACTGGGCGTGTCCCAGGCCGCGGTCTCTCGCACGCTCATCGCGCTCGAAGACGTGCTCGGCGTGCGCCTGCTGCACCGGACGAGCCGGAGCGTCCTGCCGACCACGGCGGGCGTCCAAGTGCTGACGAGGGCCCGGCACCTGCTCGCCGATGCCGACGAACTGGTGCTCGAAGCCACCACGGGCCACACCCGGCTCCGGATCGGGCACGCCTGGGCCGCGATGGGACGCCGCACGCTGGCGTTCCAACGGCAGTGGGCGGAGCGGTACCCGGACGTCGAACTGCGGCTCATCCGGACCCATTCGGCCACCGGCGGCCTTGCCGAAGGCCACTGCGATCTGGCCGTGGTGCGCACGGCGTTCGACGAACGGCGCTTCGCGGGCGCCGTCGTCGGCAGCGAACGCCGGTACTGCGCCGTTTCCGTGACCGATCCGTGGGCTTCCCGCCGATCGATCTCGCTCGACGACGTGCTGACCAGGACCGTGCTCGTGGACCGGCGCACCGGGACGACCACCGTCGACCTGTGGCCGCGGGACCGCAGGCCCAAGATCGAGTACAGCCAGGACGTCGACGACTGGCTCGCCGCGGTCGCGGGCGGCGGCCACGTCGGCATCACCCCGGAAAGCACCGTCGCCCAGTACCGCCGCGAGGGCGTCAAGTTCGTGCCGTTGCGCGGTGCCCCGCCGATCGACGTGCGCCTGGTCTGGCGCCGTCACGACCCGCACCCGCTGACGCACGCCGCCGTCGCGCTGCTCACCGACCTGTATCGAAAACCCGCTCGACCAGCTCGCCGATGA